A region of Solanum dulcamara chromosome 7, daSolDulc1.2, whole genome shotgun sequence DNA encodes the following proteins:
- the LOC129895756 gene encoding triacylglycerol lipase OBL1-like isoform X1, whose protein sequence is MEVTSSKIDNKDTIPSPVTANSRFFIVNHEAGGILDLLRFLVSGNKQSGQKFLRYSDGDALEESRRADDSGGGGEGPDHRWVIFVSVIVRKLIAIFGKPMEWFGYLVEFILNLLSLNGNFFGLFYNILHGKVVMPQRGSETFISAIGHLDGRINLYKSETLTKEIGEPDFWQKNIQLGIGHRALMDLCMMASKLAYENAKVVQNVINIHWKMHFVDFYNCWNDFEKEMSTQVFILCDKPKDANLIVISFRGTEPFDADDWITDFDYSWYEIPKLGKVHMGFLEALGLGSRAKASTFHEQLFMNNQKFTKLENDATIAPSESSESSTIFSDSDAQSVSDQSSDSERPADTGSKKFKLDMPERTAYYVVRSKLKRLLKEHKNAKFVFTGHSLGGALAILFPAVLVLHEEMNVMERLLGIYTYGQPRVGNRELGRFMEAHLEHPVPKYFRVVYSNDLVPRLPYDNKTFLYKHFGICQYYNSLYVEQNVDEEPNRNYFGLRFLIPLYLNAWWELIRSFTMGHMYGSEYEECWESVLLRVLGLYLPGISAHSPVDYINSVRLGRERSTQMSSL, encoded by the exons ATGGAGGTGACCAGTTCTAAAATTGATAACAAAGACACAATCCCTAGTCCAGTGACTGCGAATTCGCGGTTTTTTATTGTGAATCACGAAGCTGGAGGAATTTTGGACCTCCTACGTTTCCTCGTATCGGGTAACAAACAAAGCGGTCAAAAATTTCTTCGGTATTCCGACGGCGATGCGTTGGAAGAGTCGCGACGTGCCGATGATAGTGGCGGTGGTGGAGAGGGTCCTGATCATAGATGGGTTATATTTGTGTCCGTTATAGTGCGGAAATTAATCGCCATTTTCGGTAAACCCATGGAGTGGTTTGGGTATCTCGTCGAGTTCATTCTCAACCTTCTATCTCTCAATGGCAACTTTTTTGGCCTTTTCTACAATATCTTGCATG GAAAGGTGGTGATGCCACAGAGAGGGTCAGAAACGTTTATAAGTGCTATTGGGCATTTAGATGGGCGTATAAACTTATACAAGAGTGAGACATTAACCAAGGAAATTGGAGAGCCTGATTTCTGGCAGAAAAATATTCAACTTGGAATAGGACACAGAGCCCTTATGGACCTCTGTATGATGGCTTCAAAGTTGGCCTACGAGAATGCAAAGGTCGTTCAGAATGTCATTAATATTCACTGGAAG ATGCATTTTGTGGATTTCTACAATTGCTGGAATG ATTTCGAGAAAGAGATGTCCACCCAGGTTTTTATACTGTGCGATAAACCAAAAGATGCAAACTTGATAGTCATTAGCTTCAGGGGCACAGAGCCTTTTGATGCTGATGACTGGATCACTGATTTTGACTACTCTTGGTACGAGATTCCAAAACTTGGCAAAGTACACATGGGATTCTTGGAAGCCTTAGGTTTAGGGAGCAGAGCTAAAGCCTCTACGTTTCATGAACAACTGTTCATGAATAATCAGAAGTTCACCAAGTTAGAGAATGATGCAACTATTGCTCCTTCAGAAAGTTCTGAATCTTCTACCATATTCAGTGATTCTGATGCACAGAGTGTGTCAGACCAGTCTTCTGACTCAGAACGGCCTGCTGATACCGGCTCGAAGAAGTTCAAACTAGATATGCCAGAGAGGACCGCATACTATGTTGTCAGAAGTAAACTCAAAAGGTTACTCAAAGAGCACAAGAATGCAAAGTTTGTTTTTACAGGCCATAGCTTGGGTGGAGCATTAGCTATATTATTCCCGGCAGTCCTAGTACTGCATGAGGAGATGAATGTCATGGAACGATTATTGGGAATATATACATATGGGCAGCCAAGGGTTGGGAACAGAGAGTTAGGTAGGTTCATGGAAGCCCATTTGGAACATCCAGTCCCAAAGTACTTCAGAGTTGTTTATTCCAATGATCTTGTGCCAAGATTACCTTATGATAATAAAACATTCCTGTATAAACACTTTGGGATTTGCCAGTACTACAACAGCTTATACGTTGAGCAG AACGTCGATGAAGAGCCAAACAGAAACTATTTTGGGCTGCGATTTTTGATACCTCTGTATCTGAATGCTTGGTGGGAGCTAATCAGAAGCTTTACAATGGGTCACATGTACGGATCTGAGTATGAGGAGTGCTGGGAATCAGTCTTGCTTCGTGTGCTAGGACTTTACCTTCCTGGTATTTCTGCTCACAGCCCAGTTGATTATATCAACTCGGTCAGACTTGGAAGGGAGAGAAGTACCCAAATGTCGTCTTTGTAG
- the LOC129895756 gene encoding triacylglycerol lipase OBL1-like isoform X2 — MSKLATTLCLYMTMIMVITIELVCFTSRKVVMPQRGSETFISAIGHLDGRINLYKSETLTKEIGEPDFWQKNIQLGIGHRALMDLCMMASKLAYENAKVVQNVINIHWKMHFVDFYNCWNDFEKEMSTQVFILCDKPKDANLIVISFRGTEPFDADDWITDFDYSWYEIPKLGKVHMGFLEALGLGSRAKASTFHEQLFMNNQKFTKLENDATIAPSESSESSTIFSDSDAQSVSDQSSDSERPADTGSKKFKLDMPERTAYYVVRSKLKRLLKEHKNAKFVFTGHSLGGALAILFPAVLVLHEEMNVMERLLGIYTYGQPRVGNRELGRFMEAHLEHPVPKYFRVVYSNDLVPRLPYDNKTFLYKHFGICQYYNSLYVEQNVDEEPNRNYFGLRFLIPLYLNAWWELIRSFTMGHMYGSEYEECWESVLLRVLGLYLPGISAHSPVDYINSVRLGRERSTQMSSL, encoded by the exons ATGAGTAAATTGGCAACAACTCTTTGTCTGTATATGACTATGATCATGGTGATTACCATTGAATTGGTGTGTTTTACATCAA GAAAGGTGGTGATGCCACAGAGAGGGTCAGAAACGTTTATAAGTGCTATTGGGCATTTAGATGGGCGTATAAACTTATACAAGAGTGAGACATTAACCAAGGAAATTGGAGAGCCTGATTTCTGGCAGAAAAATATTCAACTTGGAATAGGACACAGAGCCCTTATGGACCTCTGTATGATGGCTTCAAAGTTGGCCTACGAGAATGCAAAGGTCGTTCAGAATGTCATTAATATTCACTGGAAG ATGCATTTTGTGGATTTCTACAATTGCTGGAATG ATTTCGAGAAAGAGATGTCCACCCAGGTTTTTATACTGTGCGATAAACCAAAAGATGCAAACTTGATAGTCATTAGCTTCAGGGGCACAGAGCCTTTTGATGCTGATGACTGGATCACTGATTTTGACTACTCTTGGTACGAGATTCCAAAACTTGGCAAAGTACACATGGGATTCTTGGAAGCCTTAGGTTTAGGGAGCAGAGCTAAAGCCTCTACGTTTCATGAACAACTGTTCATGAATAATCAGAAGTTCACCAAGTTAGAGAATGATGCAACTATTGCTCCTTCAGAAAGTTCTGAATCTTCTACCATATTCAGTGATTCTGATGCACAGAGTGTGTCAGACCAGTCTTCTGACTCAGAACGGCCTGCTGATACCGGCTCGAAGAAGTTCAAACTAGATATGCCAGAGAGGACCGCATACTATGTTGTCAGAAGTAAACTCAAAAGGTTACTCAAAGAGCACAAGAATGCAAAGTTTGTTTTTACAGGCCATAGCTTGGGTGGAGCATTAGCTATATTATTCCCGGCAGTCCTAGTACTGCATGAGGAGATGAATGTCATGGAACGATTATTGGGAATATATACATATGGGCAGCCAAGGGTTGGGAACAGAGAGTTAGGTAGGTTCATGGAAGCCCATTTGGAACATCCAGTCCCAAAGTACTTCAGAGTTGTTTATTCCAATGATCTTGTGCCAAGATTACCTTATGATAATAAAACATTCCTGTATAAACACTTTGGGATTTGCCAGTACTACAACAGCTTATACGTTGAGCAG AACGTCGATGAAGAGCCAAACAGAAACTATTTTGGGCTGCGATTTTTGATACCTCTGTATCTGAATGCTTGGTGGGAGCTAATCAGAAGCTTTACAATGGGTCACATGTACGGATCTGAGTATGAGGAGTGCTGGGAATCAGTCTTGCTTCGTGTGCTAGGACTTTACCTTCCTGGTATTTCTGCTCACAGCCCAGTTGATTATATCAACTCGGTCAGACTTGGAAGGGAGAGAAGTACCCAAATGTCGTCTTTGTAG